The Brassica oleracea var. oleracea cultivar TO1000 chromosome C7, BOL, whole genome shotgun sequence sequence TACCAGACTTCAACTTAAAGACCCACTTGCAGCCTATCACCTTACGCTTACTAGGCCTTCTCACAAGCTTCCAGGTTTGGTTCTTATCCAGTGAAGTCATCTCTTCACTACATGCTTCATCCCACTACCTTCTCTCTTTGCTGTTCATCGCTCCATGATAGTCTTGAGGTTCCTCAGCACATACGTCATCAGCTACATATAGCGCAAACGCTGCTATATCCTCTGAGTCAGAGTACCGTGCAGGTGGCACTATTTTTCTCCAAACTCTATCCCTTGCTAGCTGATAACCTTCAAGGCTTTCACCTTGTTCATCATCTGCGTCAATAGCTACTTCAGCTGTTTCGTCAACAGCTACTTCAGCTGTTTCGTCAACAGCTCCAATTGAAGGTTTAACTTCCGGTCCTGAAGCAGATCTTGCTGTTTCTCCCAGCACAGTCTGATTTCTTAGCTTCTCTGTGACATTTGCTTTAACCTCACAGACACTCAAATCCTTGTAGACTTTATCTTCTGTAAATAACACATTCCTGCTTATAACACACTTCTTCTCTTCAAGAAGCCAAACTTTGTATCCTTTCACAACTGATGGATAGCTGACGAAGATTCCCTTTTTAGCTCTGGCCTTGAGCCTTCTTTGATCCGCATGGATGTAAACCACAGATCCAAATCTTCTTAGGTGCAGATAACCGGGCTTCTTGCCCAACCAAAGTTCCTCCGGAATGTTCCTATCTATTGCAGAAGATGGACTCATGTTTGTCACATACGCTGACGTAGACACCGCTTCAGCCCAGAATTGTTCCTCTAGACCCGACTCAACCAGAAGGCACCTTACCTTCCCCATCAGAGTCTTGTTCATACGTCTACACCGTTCTGATGTGGTGTATATGCACAAGTCCTATGTTTTATGATTCCATGGTGCTTACAGAAGTTGTCAAACTCTGTGTTACAGAATTCAAGTCCATTGTCTGTTCTAAGACAACACACCTTCTTCTTGACTTGATTCTCCACCAACTTCTTCCATTCACAGAATTTACTAAAGGCTTCTCCTTTAGCAGCTAGGAAATATACCTAGACCTTCCTTGTGTAATCATCGATAATAGATAGGAAATATTGCTTCCCTAACAGACTTGGCGTCACATTTGGAGATCCCCATAAATCAGCATGTACATACCTGAGAGCTTCACCTGTATCATGTCTTCCGATATTGAAGCTCAACCTCTTCTGCTTCCCCATCACACAACTCTCACAGAACTCCAAAACTCTAATCTTCCTCTTATCGATCACCCCTCTCCGGGCAAGAATCTGTAGATTCTTCATACTCATATGCCCAAGACGTCTATGCCTCAAGACTGTCTCATCCATAAATGGTTTCTTCCTGACACTGCTGTTTACTTCACCTGACACAGTCTCACCATCTAACAGGTACAATGACCCAGACAAGGTTCCCGGAAGAGCTAGTTTACCATGCTTGTAAAACCTGGTCTTACCATGTCAACCACTTGGCTCAAAGCCTAACACATCCAAGGTTCCAGTAAATATCAAGTTCCTTCTTAATTCCGGAATATACCTGACATTCGTGAGCATCTTGATAGAACTATAATAAGCTTTGATGTTGATTGTACCAATCCCTTGCACTCCAACCGCGCAATCATTACCAAGAAGAACCTGTCCTGAAGCCAACTCTTCAAACGTGTGAAACCAATCTCTCCTACACGTCATGTGGTAGGAGCATCCAGAATCAATCACCCACTTATTATGATGCCACATATCTGCTACCGACAGTGCATCATTTGTTGATTCACGATCTATCACAACGGCTGCTTCCGCTTCGTCTTCTCCTCCGCCATACTTCTTCCTATTGGCGTAGCACTCCCTCTTGGTGTGCCCCTACTTCTTGCAGAACCAGCAAGTTATCCTAGACCCTAAGATCGATCTAGACTTGCCCTTTTTTTTTCCTCACAGGATCCCTCTTCTCAGTCCTTCCTCTAGCACAATATCCTTCACCACTTTCATGTGAAGCCGTAGAGGACTTCAGATCCTGATCTTTAGACCTTGCTGCACTTGTCACCTCTTCCAACGATAATGTATCCTTGCCGTACTTAAGCGTTTCCTTGAGAGAGTTGAACCGTGAAGGAANNNNNNNNNNNNNNNNNNNNNNNNNNNNNNNNNNNNNNNNNNNNNNNNNNNNNNNNNNNNNNNNNNNNNNNACAATCTTCAAGAAGTCATCGATATTCTCATCCATACTCCGAGTATCGACCATTTTAAAGGTATAGAATTTGTGCTGCAAGTGAATTCTATTCGCTACAGTCTTCGAAAGATATAACCTCTCCAATGTAGACCATGTAGAAGCAGCCAACGTACACAACTCGATCTTCCTTAACACGTGATCTTCGCCTTCTCTGATCTTTCAAGCCTTTCGGCTTCCTCTTTCATCAACCTCTCCCTGAATACATCTTCGTCTTCATCCTTCCTCATCACTGACGCAGAAGGTGACGTAGACTCTTCTAACACATCCTTTAAACCAAAGACAGACAGATGCGCAAGCATCCTCTTCTTCCACAATGAGAAGTCACCCTTCCCATCAAAACGTTCCACTTCAATTCTTGACTTCGCCATTGACAACGACACTAACCAAGGCTCTGATACCACTTTGTTGAACCACAACGACGAAACTGTTTGATTCAAAAACCAGAATCAAACACACAAACTCGCTGATACACTCTGATGAACTCGACGACGCAAGTATGAGTTTGTAGAATAATAGAGATAAGAAGAAGAATGCGGAAAAGATAGAAGTTGGACACAAGAAATTGTTTACCCAGTGGTTCACCTAGAATGGTTACGTCCACTGGGGCCTGGCAAGAGGCAATCCACTATAATCTCGAGTACAAGAATATATAACCTCTCTTTCTCTCACAACCAAAGCTCACAAACCAAGCTAGGTCTTTTCTTGACGTCAAGAGAACGAGTACACACGAGCTCCTCTTATATAGTAGGAGTCTATTAGGTTAACCTAGTCGGATGAGGGCATTCGCCCCTTTCCATAAACCTATTAGGAAATATTCCAAAATACTTGCAACTTCCATAAATCCATGAAAGTAATATTTCCAGGATCCTGCCGACTTCCATATCTCCATAAAAGTTACATTTCCTTTTTCCTAACATGACGTCCTTGTCTTGGTTTAAGTTACTCAATCTTGTTTGATTTCCATCACCAAATCCTGACGCAGTCGATGACGGATTCTCTGACGTAGCCACTGATGAATCCCAACAGTCTCAATCGTAACGTTCCCCGAGGCCTAAACAACAACGATACTAGAGCCTTAAATCACATCATCTTTCTTTCTTTCTATCTAACACACACATACCTCTGTCTCGGCTCTCCCATTGATTAGCTCAACCGCATCATTAAGCATCGTGACATCAACGTCTCCATTCTCTAATGGTATACAACCATATTGTCCAGTATTATTCCCGTCAACCGAGTCTTGGATCCACTAACATACTCTAACACTTTCTTCACTTCCTCAAGTGTCCGCGTCTCCACCTTCAAGTTAGATTTATAGAGATAGTTAGTTTCACCACCTTTAACTTGCAGCAGCTAAGGATCAAAAGGCTTTTGAGACTTACCTTCACATTTATTTCGAGATTCTTTTCGCTTTAGATACTCAGTCCATAACTTTAATGGCATTGACTATACCTCCTGCTGCTGGAGATATGGTTATCTTTTATCATCAGCATATCAAATAATCCCGTCCTATGATTCTTTCCTCCACCAATCAGCACCTATGCTAAGTTAGAAAACTTACAGTGTATCAGAAAAATAACTGTGACAACTCATCCCGCAGACCCTACCCGTGGACTCCAGGTTGACTCTGCAGAGCATCGACCCTAATCTTTCGTTTGTGAGCTCTCACTGACTCCCCCAGTTAGGTTATTGGTGCACTTGGCGTTACTCGAACCCAAGATTTTACCCTTTAACAACCCTCCCACAATATCATTCATTAACTGAACAAAAAAAATTCATCAGCTAAACCTTCCACAGAACTTACAAAGAACAAATAGACTATAAAATCAATTACTACTAACACTGAAAAAAACTTGACTGATAACCAAAGAACGAGATGAATTACCATAAACTATTTAGTAAACCAACAAATCCTTCTCAAGATATAACATTTTAATCATTAATATGTTAACATGAATGTAACCACACCAGTTACTTGAGAAACTATGGAATAAAATCTTGGTAATGGTCGCAATGCCGCTCTTCCTTTGCACAAAGTTTAGCACAACTCTTTCATCAACAACAATCTTATGTGCATTCCTTGATACTTTCCCAAACTTTAACCCTTTATGGACGTAATCTCCATCTTTGTGCGTCCATTCAACCTAGGGATCATTCTTGATGGACTTGCTTATTCAATAGTCAAAGTCTGCATGTGTAGCGTTGGAGCAGAAGGTGATGATATTCTTGTCCACGAGAGGAGCTCAGCCCAAGATTGCAGTGAGTGATGTAGTGGACCTAGCCTGTCGATTACTCTGTTCCAATTTTGGAAGGCTATACTCACAGCCAAGAAAAAGATGGGTCTCTACATCCATCAAAACGAGAGCAGAAGCAGAAAGTTGAGGGGTCCTCTTGACCCCATGAGACTAGTCGTGCCCTCGTCGGAAGTTGATCTAGTTGAGCGAGCCACATGTTGAAACTTGAAAGCATGTTTCGGAACGACACCCTTAAATCAGACACAATCTGTCCAAGGCTTCACGTGAGCCCGAGGCCTGATGCTTTTCCATGTCCGAACCAGCTTAAGAAAAACCCCTACAGTCAGTCCCATCCACAATCCAAGCAAAAGAATCCTCAGCAAAAGATAAGCCAGGGTTGGGAATGGTAGTTAAGTGTATATGTAACCGAAAAGCCTCATCTGAGCGAGGATTTGGAAGTAACCACCAGCCCTCCACATTACAAGCTGAGGAGATTGTGGTAAAGAGCAGGAGTCGAAGAGCT is a genomic window containing:
- the LOC106303035 gene encoding uncharacterized protein LOC106303035, yielding MVDTRSMDENIDDFLKIETLKYGKDTLSLEEVTSAARSKDQDLKSSTASHESGEGYCARGRTEKRDPGHTKRECYANRKKYGGGEDEAEAAVVIDRESTNDALSVADMWHHNKWVIDSGCSYHMTCRRDWFHTFEELASGQVLLGNDCAVGVQGIGTINIKAYYSSIKMLTNVRFYKHGKLALPGTLSGSLYLLDGETVSGEVNSSVRKKPFMDETVLRHRRLGHMSMKNLQILARRGVIDKRKIRVLEFCESCVMGKQKRLSFNIGRHDTGEALRRMNKTLMGKVRCLLVESGLEEQFWAEAVSTSAYVTNMSPSSAIDRNIPEELWLGKKPGYLHLRRFGSVVYIHADQRRLKARAKKGIFVSYPSVVKGYKVWLLEEKKCVISRNVLFTEDKVYKDLSVCEVKANVTEKLRNQTVLGETARSASGPEVKPSIGAVDETAEVAVDETAEVAIDADDEQGESLEGYQLARDRVWRKIVPPARYSDSEDIAAFALYVADDVCAEEPQDYHGAMNSKERR